In one window of Acanthochromis polyacanthus isolate Apoly-LR-REF ecotype Palm Island chromosome 8, KAUST_Apoly_ChrSc, whole genome shotgun sequence DNA:
- the LOC110968331 gene encoding alpha-1,3-mannosyl-glycoprotein 4-beta-N-acetylglucosaminyltransferase C-like isoform X4 yields MRLMWKSVDKMRCFRKRSMLPFLGFLVTFLLFFNLYMDDGYVLEAEKRQLGETLIHPPNSERYVHTFRDLSNFSGTINVTYRYLAGIPLPRKKYLTIGLSSVKRKRGNYLLETIKSIFDQSSYEELKEIVVVVHLADFDLVWCENLVQEITRKFAHHIIAGRLLVIQAPEEYYPSLAGLKRNYNDPEDRVRFRSKQNVDYAFLLNFCTNLSHFYMMLEDDVRCSRNFLTALKKVITSREGSYWVMLEFSKLGYIGKLYHSRDLPRLAHFLLMFYQEMPCDWLLIHFRGLLAQKDVIRFKPSLFQHMGYYSSYKGAENKLKDDDFEEDSIDIPDNPPASLCTNINVFENYDATKAYSSIVDEYFWGKPPCTGDFFIIIFNKSTKISRIKIVTGTEDRQNDILHHGALEVGQKSVETKQGRQCTSYITLGEFKAGNIEVNNVDHKIGFDIECVRIVVTASQKEWLIIRTISLWTAQPISQLIK; encoded by the exons ATGAGGCTAATGTGGAAGTCTGTGGACAAGATGAGGTGCTTCAGGAAGCGATCCATGCTCCCATTCCTCGGCTTCCTCGTCACCTTTCTGCTCTTCTTCAACCTGTACATGGATGATGGATATGTGCTG GAGGCTGAGAAAAGACAGCTGGGAGAAACATTGATTCATCCTCCAAACTCTGAAAGATACGTCCACACATTCAGAGACTTGTCCAATTTCTCTGGGACTATTAATGTGACATATCGCTACCTTGCAGGAATTCCATTGCCACGCAAAA AATATCTCACCATTGGACTGtcatcagtcaaaagaaaaaggggAAACTACCTTCTGGAGACCATCAAATCCATCTTTGATCAGTCCAGTTATGAGGAGCTGAAAGAGATTGTGGTTGTGGTCCATCTGGCAGACTTTGACCTGGTCTGGTGTGAGAACCTGGTACAGGAAATCACCAGGAAATTTGCTCACCACATCATAGCCGGACGCCTCCTGGTAATCCAGGCCCCAGAGGAGTACTATCCATCTCTGGCTGGGCTGAAAAGGAACTACAATGACCCAGAGGACCGGGTCCGTTTCCGTTCTAAGCAGAACGTGGACTACGCTTTCCTCCTCAACTTCTGCACAAACCTCTCTCACTTCTACATGATGTTAGAGGACGATGTGCGCTGCTCCAGGAACTTCCTGACAGCGCTGAAGAAGGTGATTACCTCCAGAGAAGGTTCCTACTGGGTGATGCTGGAATTCTCCAAGCTGGGCTACATCGGAAAGCTGTACCACTCCAGAGACCTGCCTCGTCTGGCTCATTTCCTCCTCATGTTCTACCAGGAAATGCCCTGTGACTGGCTCCTCATCCACTTCAGGGGTCTGCTGGCCCAGAAGGATGTGATCCGATTCAAGCCCTCGCTGTTCCAACACATGGGCTACTACTCCTCATATAAAGGAGCTGAGAACAAACTGAAGGATGATGACTTTGAGGAAGACTCCATAGACATTCCTGACAACCCCCCTGCCAGCCTTTGTACAAACATAAATGTCTTTGAAAACTATGACGCCACTAAGGCTTACAGTAGTATCGTTGATGAGTATTTTTGGGGGAAACCTCCGTGCACAGGAGACTTCTTCATTataatctttaacaaatcaacaaaaatcagCAGAATTAAAATTGTTACAGGTACagaggacagacagaatgaCATTCTTCACCATGGAGCTCTGGAAGTAGGCCAGAAGTCTGTGGAAACAAAACAGGGAAGACAGTGCACGTCCTACATCACACTGGGGGAGTTTAAAGCGGGAAACATTGAGGTTAATAATGTGGACCACAAGATCGGTTTTGACATTGAGTGTGTACGAATAGTCGTCACTGCCAGTCAGAAAGAATGGCTCATCATAAGAACTATCAGTTTATGGACTGCACAACCTATTAGTCAATTAATTAAGTaa
- the rnf141 gene encoding RING finger protein 141 — protein MGQQISGQGVMTRLPEKLVKHAGLVRDSGYLTYEEFLARVAELNDVTAKLAAGQQKHLLFEVQPGSDATALWKVAVRIVCTKINKENGMVEASRIMNLYQFIQLYRDITSQAAEVLSAEGATEGSSAQLPSTDSCQASMWMGRVKQLTDAEECCICMDGKADLILPCAHSFCQKCIDKWSGQSRNCPICRLQVTAANESWVMSDFPTEDDIAGYILNLADEAGHPHRP, from the exons atgGGCCAGCAGATCTCAGGTCAGGGGGTCATGACCCGTCTACCTGAGAAGCTGGTGAAACACGCTGGATTGGTCCGTGACAGCGGCTACCTAACCTACGAGGAATTTCTGGCAAGAGTGGCTGAACTCAATGACGT TACGGCCAAGCTAGCTGCTGGACAGCAGAAACACCTACTGTTTGAGGTACAGCCAGGATCCGATGCCACGGCCTTGTGGAAAGTGGCTGTCAGGATCGTCTGTACCAAG ATCAACAAGGAGAATGGCATGGTGGAAGCATCACGGATCATGAACTTGTACCAGTTCATCCAGTTGTACCGTGACATCACCAGCCAGGCCGCTGAGGTGCTGTCCGCCGAGGGTGCCACTGAGGGTTCGTCTGCCCAGCTTCCCTCTACAGACTCCTGCCAGGCCAGCATGTGGATGGGCAG GGTGAAGCAGCTGACGGATGCGGAGGAGTGCTGTATCTGCATGGACGGAAAGGCTGACCTCATCCTGCCCTGCGCCCACAGCTTCTGTCAGAAATGCATTGATAAATG GAGTGGGCAGAGTCGAAACTGCCCAATATGTCGTCTGCAAGTGACTGCTGCCAATGAATCCTGGGTGATGTCCGATTTTCCCACAGAGGATGACATAGCTGGCTACATCCTCAACTTGGCTGATGAGGCGGGCCACCCACACAGGCCTTAA
- the LOC110968331 gene encoding alpha-1,3-mannosyl-glycoprotein 4-beta-N-acetylglucosaminyltransferase C-like isoform X3, whose product MEVIYCRPSHFVIEDPCQPREQTAETFPLTASKLTTSAAVTEAIMRLMWKSVDKMRCFRKRSMLPFLGFLVTFLLFFNLYMDDGYVLEAEKRQLGETLIHPPNSERYVHTFRDLSNFSGTINVTYRYLAGIPLPRKKYLTIGLSSVKRKRGNYLLETIKSIFDQSSYEELKEIVVVVHLADFDLVWCENLVQEITRKFAHHIIAGRLLVIQAPEEYYPSLAGLKRNYNDPEDRVRFRSKQNVDYAFLLNFCTNLSHFYMMLEDDVRCSRNFLTALKKVITSREGSYWVMLEFSKLGYIGKLYHSRDLPRLAHFLLMFYQEMPCDWLLIHFRGLLAQKDVIRFKPSLFQHMGYYSSYKGAENKLKDDDFEEDSIDIPDNPPASLCTNINVFENYDATKAYSSIVDEYFWGKPPCTGDFFIIIFNKSTKISRIKIVTGTEDRQNDILHHGALEVGQKSVETKQGRQCTSYITLGEFKAGNIEVNNVDHKIGFDIECVRIVVTASQKEWLIIRTISLWTAQPISQLIK is encoded by the exons CAGTGACAGAGGCCATCATGAGGCTAATGTGGAAGTCTGTGGACAAGATGAGGTGCTTCAGGAAGCGATCCATGCTCCCATTCCTCGGCTTCCTCGTCACCTTTCTGCTCTTCTTCAACCTGTACATGGATGATGGATATGTGCTG GAGGCTGAGAAAAGACAGCTGGGAGAAACATTGATTCATCCTCCAAACTCTGAAAGATACGTCCACACATTCAGAGACTTGTCCAATTTCTCTGGGACTATTAATGTGACATATCGCTACCTTGCAGGAATTCCATTGCCACGCAAAA AATATCTCACCATTGGACTGtcatcagtcaaaagaaaaaggggAAACTACCTTCTGGAGACCATCAAATCCATCTTTGATCAGTCCAGTTATGAGGAGCTGAAAGAGATTGTGGTTGTGGTCCATCTGGCAGACTTTGACCTGGTCTGGTGTGAGAACCTGGTACAGGAAATCACCAGGAAATTTGCTCACCACATCATAGCCGGACGCCTCCTGGTAATCCAGGCCCCAGAGGAGTACTATCCATCTCTGGCTGGGCTGAAAAGGAACTACAATGACCCAGAGGACCGGGTCCGTTTCCGTTCTAAGCAGAACGTGGACTACGCTTTCCTCCTCAACTTCTGCACAAACCTCTCTCACTTCTACATGATGTTAGAGGACGATGTGCGCTGCTCCAGGAACTTCCTGACAGCGCTGAAGAAGGTGATTACCTCCAGAGAAGGTTCCTACTGGGTGATGCTGGAATTCTCCAAGCTGGGCTACATCGGAAAGCTGTACCACTCCAGAGACCTGCCTCGTCTGGCTCATTTCCTCCTCATGTTCTACCAGGAAATGCCCTGTGACTGGCTCCTCATCCACTTCAGGGGTCTGCTGGCCCAGAAGGATGTGATCCGATTCAAGCCCTCGCTGTTCCAACACATGGGCTACTACTCCTCATATAAAGGAGCTGAGAACAAACTGAAGGATGATGACTTTGAGGAAGACTCCATAGACATTCCTGACAACCCCCCTGCCAGCCTTTGTACAAACATAAATGTCTTTGAAAACTATGACGCCACTAAGGCTTACAGTAGTATCGTTGATGAGTATTTTTGGGGGAAACCTCCGTGCACAGGAGACTTCTTCATTataatctttaacaaatcaacaaaaatcagCAGAATTAAAATTGTTACAGGTACagaggacagacagaatgaCATTCTTCACCATGGAGCTCTGGAAGTAGGCCAGAAGTCTGTGGAAACAAAACAGGGAAGACAGTGCACGTCCTACATCACACTGGGGGAGTTTAAAGCGGGAAACATTGAGGTTAATAATGTGGACCACAAGATCGGTTTTGACATTGAGTGTGTACGAATAGTCGTCACTGCCAGTCAGAAAGAATGGCTCATCATAAGAACTATCAGTTTATGGACTGCACAACCTATTAGTCAATTAATTAAGTaa
- the LOC110968331 gene encoding alpha-1,3-mannosyl-glycoprotein 4-beta-N-acetylglucosaminyltransferase C-like isoform X2, which produces MPAQRANSRNLPTNSKQTDNISRCSKRPSAGECREEQTHNAVTEAIMRLMWKSVDKMRCFRKRSMLPFLGFLVTFLLFFNLYMDDGYVLEAEKRQLGETLIHPPNSERYVHTFRDLSNFSGTINVTYRYLAGIPLPRKKYLTIGLSSVKRKRGNYLLETIKSIFDQSSYEELKEIVVVVHLADFDLVWCENLVQEITRKFAHHIIAGRLLVIQAPEEYYPSLAGLKRNYNDPEDRVRFRSKQNVDYAFLLNFCTNLSHFYMMLEDDVRCSRNFLTALKKVITSREGSYWVMLEFSKLGYIGKLYHSRDLPRLAHFLLMFYQEMPCDWLLIHFRGLLAQKDVIRFKPSLFQHMGYYSSYKGAENKLKDDDFEEDSIDIPDNPPASLCTNINVFENYDATKAYSSIVDEYFWGKPPCTGDFFIIIFNKSTKISRIKIVTGTEDRQNDILHHGALEVGQKSVETKQGRQCTSYITLGEFKAGNIEVNNVDHKIGFDIECVRIVVTASQKEWLIIRTISLWTAQPISQLIK; this is translated from the exons CAGTGACAGAGGCCATCATGAGGCTAATGTGGAAGTCTGTGGACAAGATGAGGTGCTTCAGGAAGCGATCCATGCTCCCATTCCTCGGCTTCCTCGTCACCTTTCTGCTCTTCTTCAACCTGTACATGGATGATGGATATGTGCTG GAGGCTGAGAAAAGACAGCTGGGAGAAACATTGATTCATCCTCCAAACTCTGAAAGATACGTCCACACATTCAGAGACTTGTCCAATTTCTCTGGGACTATTAATGTGACATATCGCTACCTTGCAGGAATTCCATTGCCACGCAAAA AATATCTCACCATTGGACTGtcatcagtcaaaagaaaaaggggAAACTACCTTCTGGAGACCATCAAATCCATCTTTGATCAGTCCAGTTATGAGGAGCTGAAAGAGATTGTGGTTGTGGTCCATCTGGCAGACTTTGACCTGGTCTGGTGTGAGAACCTGGTACAGGAAATCACCAGGAAATTTGCTCACCACATCATAGCCGGACGCCTCCTGGTAATCCAGGCCCCAGAGGAGTACTATCCATCTCTGGCTGGGCTGAAAAGGAACTACAATGACCCAGAGGACCGGGTCCGTTTCCGTTCTAAGCAGAACGTGGACTACGCTTTCCTCCTCAACTTCTGCACAAACCTCTCTCACTTCTACATGATGTTAGAGGACGATGTGCGCTGCTCCAGGAACTTCCTGACAGCGCTGAAGAAGGTGATTACCTCCAGAGAAGGTTCCTACTGGGTGATGCTGGAATTCTCCAAGCTGGGCTACATCGGAAAGCTGTACCACTCCAGAGACCTGCCTCGTCTGGCTCATTTCCTCCTCATGTTCTACCAGGAAATGCCCTGTGACTGGCTCCTCATCCACTTCAGGGGTCTGCTGGCCCAGAAGGATGTGATCCGATTCAAGCCCTCGCTGTTCCAACACATGGGCTACTACTCCTCATATAAAGGAGCTGAGAACAAACTGAAGGATGATGACTTTGAGGAAGACTCCATAGACATTCCTGACAACCCCCCTGCCAGCCTTTGTACAAACATAAATGTCTTTGAAAACTATGACGCCACTAAGGCTTACAGTAGTATCGTTGATGAGTATTTTTGGGGGAAACCTCCGTGCACAGGAGACTTCTTCATTataatctttaacaaatcaacaaaaatcagCAGAATTAAAATTGTTACAGGTACagaggacagacagaatgaCATTCTTCACCATGGAGCTCTGGAAGTAGGCCAGAAGTCTGTGGAAACAAAACAGGGAAGACAGTGCACGTCCTACATCACACTGGGGGAGTTTAAAGCGGGAAACATTGAGGTTAATAATGTGGACCACAAGATCGGTTTTGACATTGAGTGTGTACGAATAGTCGTCACTGCCAGTCAGAAAGAATGGCTCATCATAAGAACTATCAGTTTATGGACTGCACAACCTATTAGTCAATTAATTAAGTaa